The following proteins come from a genomic window of Oncorhynchus clarkii lewisi isolate Uvic-CL-2024 chromosome 23, UVic_Ocla_1.0, whole genome shotgun sequence:
- the LOC139381941 gene encoding pleckstrin-like isoform X1, whose product MEPKQIKEGYLVKKGTVLNSWKVVWVVLSEDGVEFFKRKTDNASKGMIPLKGAVLTSPCQDFSKRTFVFKLRTAKNQDHYFQASHLEERESWVKDIKRVITCLQGGRKFTRKSTRRSIRLPDTINLSELYILMRDQEDGVKELKLEKEKRVYNHCFTGGTVVDWLISKDKARNRHEALMLATGLLTEGFLQPAGDMSKEAVEGGAESAVLDDPDALYYFADSGFFCEGYSSDEDVILKEEFRGNIIKQGCLLKQGHRRKNWNVRKFILRDDPAYIHYYDPTKVDESPLGSIHLRGSVITAVEFVPEAKRYDVDGNLFEIITSDDTHYFLQATTPEERKEWIKAIHTVSKTGK is encoded by the exons ATGGAGCCAAAACAGATCAAAGAAGGATACCTGGTCAAAAAG GGCACAGTGCTGAACTCATGGAAGGTGGTGTGGGTGGTGTTGTCTGAAGATGGGGTGGAGTTCttcaagagaaagacagacaacgCTTCCAAAGGAATGATCCCACTGaagggagctgttctgaccagcCCCTGTCAGGACTTCAGCAAGAGGACG TTTGTTTTTAAGCTGAGAACGGCCAAGAACCAGGACCATTACTTCCAGGCATCccacctggaggagagagagtcctGGGTGAAGGACATCAAGAGAGTCATCACCTGTCTGCAGGGGGGCAGAAAGTTCACCAGGAAGTCCACAAGGAGGTCCATTCGCCTCCCTGATACCATCAACCTCAG TGAGCTGTACATTCTAATGAGAGACCAGGAGGATGGTGTCAAAGAGCTGaagctggagaaggagaagagagtcTACAATCACTGCTTCACAG GTGGTACGGTGGTGGACTGGCTGATTTCTAAGGACAAGGCCAGGAACAGGCATGAGGCTCTGATGTTGGCTACAGGACTCCTGACCGAAGGTTTCCTGCAGCCCGCAGGGGACATGTCCAAAGAGGCAGTCGAGGGAGGAGCAGAGTCTGCCGTCCTCGATGATCCAGATGCACTCTATTACTTT GCAGACAGTGGGTTCTTCTGTGAAGGCTACTCCAGTGATGAAGATGTGATTTTGAAGGAGGAATTTAGGGGTAACATAATAAAACAGGGCTGCTTACTCAAACAG GGTCATCGGAGGAAAAACTGGAACGTGCGGAAGTTCATCCTCCGGGATGATCCTGCTTATATTCACTATTACGACCCCACCAAG GTTGATGAGAGCCCTTTGGGCTCTATCCACCTGCGAGGGTCTGTGATCACAGCAGTGGAGTTTGTTCCTGAGG CCAAGAGGTATGATGTTGATGGGAATCTCTTTGAGATCATCACTTCAGACGACACACACTATTTCTTACAAGCGACTACACccgaggagaggaaggagtggatcAAAGCCATCCACACTGTGTCAAAAACCGGAAAGTAA
- the LOC139381941 gene encoding pleckstrin-like isoform X2, with protein MEPKQIKEGYLVKKGTVLNSWKVVWVVLSEDGVEFFKRKTDNASKGMIPLKGAVLTSPCQDFSKRTFVFKLRTAKNQDHYFQASHLEERESWVKDIKRVITCLQGGRKFTRKSTRRSIRLPDTINLSELYILMRDQEDGVKELKLEKEKRVYNHCFTGGTVVDWLISKDKARNRHEALMLATGLLTEGFLQPAGDMSKEAVEGGAESAVLDDPDALYYFGHRRKNWNVRKFILRDDPAYIHYYDPTKVDESPLGSIHLRGSVITAVEFVPEAKRYDVDGNLFEIITSDDTHYFLQATTPEERKEWIKAIHTVSKTGK; from the exons ATGGAGCCAAAACAGATCAAAGAAGGATACCTGGTCAAAAAG GGCACAGTGCTGAACTCATGGAAGGTGGTGTGGGTGGTGTTGTCTGAAGATGGGGTGGAGTTCttcaagagaaagacagacaacgCTTCCAAAGGAATGATCCCACTGaagggagctgttctgaccagcCCCTGTCAGGACTTCAGCAAGAGGACG TTTGTTTTTAAGCTGAGAACGGCCAAGAACCAGGACCATTACTTCCAGGCATCccacctggaggagagagagtcctGGGTGAAGGACATCAAGAGAGTCATCACCTGTCTGCAGGGGGGCAGAAAGTTCACCAGGAAGTCCACAAGGAGGTCCATTCGCCTCCCTGATACCATCAACCTCAG TGAGCTGTACATTCTAATGAGAGACCAGGAGGATGGTGTCAAAGAGCTGaagctggagaaggagaagagagtcTACAATCACTGCTTCACAG GTGGTACGGTGGTGGACTGGCTGATTTCTAAGGACAAGGCCAGGAACAGGCATGAGGCTCTGATGTTGGCTACAGGACTCCTGACCGAAGGTTTCCTGCAGCCCGCAGGGGACATGTCCAAAGAGGCAGTCGAGGGAGGAGCAGAGTCTGCCGTCCTCGATGATCCAGATGCACTCTATTACTTT GGTCATCGGAGGAAAAACTGGAACGTGCGGAAGTTCATCCTCCGGGATGATCCTGCTTATATTCACTATTACGACCCCACCAAG GTTGATGAGAGCCCTTTGGGCTCTATCCACCTGCGAGGGTCTGTGATCACAGCAGTGGAGTTTGTTCCTGAGG CCAAGAGGTATGATGTTGATGGGAATCTCTTTGAGATCATCACTTCAGACGACACACACTATTTCTTACAAGCGACTACACccgaggagaggaaggagtggatcAAAGCCATCCACACTGTGTCAAAAACCGGAAAGTAA